A single region of the Rhodococcus sp. W8901 genome encodes:
- a CDS encoding DUF2277 domain-containing protein — translation MCRNITELRGLEPAATPEEIEAAARQYVRKVSGIHKLSDANRAAFERAVEEVTATTAELLGALPPRKQPPPTVPPLRRPEVRARMAAAKGAAAGS, via the coding sequence ATGTGCCGAAACATCACTGAGCTGCGAGGGCTCGAGCCGGCCGCCACCCCCGAGGAAATCGAGGCTGCCGCCCGACAGTACGTCCGGAAGGTCAGCGGCATCCACAAGCTGTCCGACGCCAACCGCGCCGCGTTCGAGCGGGCCGTCGAGGAGGTCACCGCGACCACGGCGGAACTGCTCGGGGCGCTGCCGCCGCGCAAGCAGCCGCCCCCGACGGTGCCGCCCCTGCGCCGGCCCGAGGTGCGGGCGCGGATGGCGGCGGCGAAGGGTGCGGCCGCGGGATCCTGA